From a single Cyprinus carpio isolate SPL01 unplaced genomic scaffold, ASM1834038v1 S000006728, whole genome shotgun sequence genomic region:
- the LOC109047334 gene encoding mitochondrial amidoxime-reducing component 1-like isoform X2 — protein MDFKGVLVKIFARNREIVLCAAGTAVALLGLGLVYKYNVTRPEKKLTRVGVVTQLLLHPMKSGKAVLVETAECLRMGLKYGELQDRHWLVITEDGHMVTGRQQPRLVLVSLNCEGGQLCLNGPQMEELRVPLQQSNNAVVDCRVFSIDVQGRDCGDDVSNWLTRYLESDKTVRLVHYEPHLKAQIPSQKEPLFPKDEKVAYPDAAPIMLMSEASVRDLNTRLDKDVTVFQFRPSIVVSDCEAFTEDTWDHIQIGQVELKRVVGCGRCVLTTVDPETGIITRKEPLDTLKTYRLTDPKQKTAPILGQYYIVKKTGVLHVGEPVYKVTY, from the exons ATGGACTTCAAAGGGGTGCTTGTGAAAATCTTCGCCCGTAATCGGGAAATAGTATTATGCGCTGCAGGCACAGCAGTTGCTCTGCTTGGACTCGGTCTGgtgtataaatataatgttaCGCGTCCAGAGAAAAAGTTGACTCGAGTGGGAGTTGTTACTCAACTGCTGCTTCATCCTATGAAGTCCGGGAAAGCAGTGCTGGTGGAGACCGCAGAATGTCTGCGAATGGGGCTGAAATATGGCGAACTGCAAGATCG GCACTGGCTGGTCATCACGGAGGACGGACACATGGTGACGGGCAGACAGCAGCCTCGTCTGGTGCTGGTGTCTTTGAACTGTGAAGGAGGCCAGCTGTGTCTCAATGgac CGCAGATGGAGGAGTTGAGGGTTCCTCTTCAGCAGTCCAATAATGCAGTTGTGGACTGCAG AGTCTTCAGTATAGATGTTCAAGGCAGGGACTGTGGGGACGATGTGTCTAACTGGCTCACACGATACCTGGAATCTGACAAGACTGTTCGTCTGGTGCATTATGAACCTCATCTGAAGGCCCAAATTCCTTCTCAGAAAGAGCCCCTCTTTCCTAAGGATGAAAAG gtGGCCTATCCTGATGCAGCTCCCATCATGCTAATGTCAGAGGCCTCTGTTAGGGACCTGAATACCCGATTGGATAAAGATGTTACTGTCTTTCAGTTTCGTCCCAGTATTGTTGTCAGTGACTGCGAGGCCTTCACGGAG GACACATGGGATCATATTCAGATTGGCCAAGTGGAGTTGAAGAGAGTTGTTGGCTGTGGAAG atGCGTTCTTACCACTGTTGACCCTGAGACTGGAATCATCACCCGGAAAGAACCACTGGACACTCTCAAAAC CTATCGACTGACTGACCCTAAGCAGAAAACTGCGCCAATATTGGGACAGTACTACATCGTCAAGAAAACAGGTGTTCTTCATGTGGGTGAACCGGTTTATAAGGTCACCTATTGA
- the LOC109047334 gene encoding mitochondrial amidoxime-reducing component 1-like isoform X1 yields the protein MDFKGVLVKIFARNREIVLCAAGTAVALLGLGLVYKYNVTRPEKKLTRVGVVTQLLLHPMKSGKAVLVETAECLRMGLKYGELQDRHWLVITEDGHMVTGRQQPRLVLVSLNCEGGQLCLNGPQMEELRVPLQQSNNAVVDCRVFSIDVQGRDCGDDVSNWLTRYLESDKTVRLVHYEPHLKAQIPSQKEPLFPKDEKVAYPDAAPIMLMSEASVRDLNTRLDKDVTVFQFRPSIVVSDCEAFTEDTWDHIQIGQVELKRVVGCGRCVLTTVDPETGIITRKEPLDTLKTYRLTDPKQKTAPILGQYYIVKKTGVLHVGEPVYKVTY from the exons ATGGACTTCAAAGGGGTGCTTGTGAAAATCTTCGCCCGTAATCGGGAAATAGTATTATGCGCTGCAGGCACAGCAGTTGCTCTGCTTGGACTCGGTCTGgtgtataaatataatgttaCGCGTCCAGAGAAAAAGTTGACTCGAGTGGGAGTTGTTACTCAACTGCTGCTTCATCCTATGAAGTCCGGGAAAGCAGTGCTGGTGGAGACCGCAGAATGTCTGCGAATGGGGCTGAAATATGGCGAACTGCAAGATCG GCACTGGCTGGTCATCACGGAGGACGGACACATGGTGACGGGCAGACAGCAGCCTCGTCTGGTGCTGGTGTCTTTGAACTGTGAAGGAGGCCAGCTGTGTCTC AATGGACCGCAGATGGAGGAGTTGAGGGTTCCTCTTCAGCAGTCCAATAATGCAGTTGTGGACTGCAG AGTCTTCAGTATAGATGTTCAAGGCAGGGACTGTGGGGACGATGTGTCTAACTGGCTCACACGATACCTGGAATCTGACAAGACTGTTCGTCTGGTGCATTATGAACCTCATCTGAAGGCCCAAATTCCTTCTCAGAAAGAGCCCCTCTTTCCTAAGGATGAAAAG gtGGCCTATCCTGATGCAGCTCCCATCATGCTAATGTCAGAGGCCTCTGTTAGGGACCTGAATACCCGATTGGATAAAGATGTTACTGTCTTTCAGTTTCGTCCCAGTATTGTTGTCAGTGACTGCGAGGCCTTCACGGAG GACACATGGGATCATATTCAGATTGGCCAAGTGGAGTTGAAGAGAGTTGTTGGCTGTGGAAG atGCGTTCTTACCACTGTTGACCCTGAGACTGGAATCATCACCCGGAAAGAACCACTGGACACTCTCAAAAC CTATCGACTGACTGACCCTAAGCAGAAAACTGCGCCAATATTGGGACAGTACTACATCGTCAAGAAAACAGGTGTTCTTCATGTGGGTGAACCGGTTTATAAGGTCACCTATTGA
- the LOC109055954 gene encoding HHIP-like protein 2, which translates to MPREPDSLSRGKSPDDSCLNKRTKWLQGPFRRVIIIIYFSYLRHTLAHPQCLDYQPPFKPPSHLEFCRHYEKFGCCDQKTDNSIAMRYWDIMDLIGDEAYAVCGDLVKDIMCQECSPYAAHLFDAEDPYTPVRHLPGLCFTYCSDFHSKCHSVVKYLTDSRTLLETCEKDRSHFCNLINLADQDYCYPNVLRNNDLYSNLGKVVEDTKGCLQLCLTEVANGLRNPVLMVHSGDDTHRMFVAEQVGFVWVYLKDGSRLEQPFLDISGEVLTTQWLGDERGFLGLAFHPKYRNNGRFFIYYSILINGMLERIRISEMKVSDHDMNVADPHSERVLLEIEEPAANHNGGQLLFGLDGYLYIFTGDGGKAGDPFGKFGNSQNRSALLGKVLRIDVDGSSIDGKPYKIPPDNPFLREPDAKPEVYAYGVRNMWRCSVDRGDPLTGYGRGRIFCGDVGQNRYEEVDIIVKGGNYGWRAKEGFECFDIKLCQNSSLDDILPIFAYGHHVGKSVTGGYVYRGCESPNLNGVYIFGDFMSGRLMALEEDKKSGSWREKNVCMGDTKTCSFPGLINHHHKFIISFAEDEAGELYFLATSYPSAMSPFGTLYKFMDPSRRAPPGKCRYKPLPVKIRGKKVPFIPRELTVLGINETPTRSPLEKIILPTKPPGTRQPTRANPTTSAPKKKILSKTTTAKLSQEKLKKTTQAKEKQINASTKTPKNFPPNKKSLLQTKKDKKATGKPSHNPKLSIKGAPERKRTKSVKPTKLKDVTKPKVRLQKIEKTEKEVKKPVKSKPKVAVSKKNRVNRKRQQQKENIPLTKKRKLFK; encoded by the exons ATGCCGAGAGAGCCGGATTCACTAAGTCGTGGAAAGAGCCCTGATGATAGTTGCCTGAACAAGAGGACCAAATGGCTCCAAGGACCCTTCAGACGCGTCATTATAATCATTTACTTCTCTTATTTGAGACACACTTTGGCACATCCTCAGTGTTTGGACTACCAGCCACCTTTCAAACCCCCTTCCCACCTTGAGTTTTGCAGGCACTATGAGAAATTTGGCTGTTGTGACCAAAAAACGGACAACAGTATTGCAATGAGATACTGGGATATAATGGACTTGATTGGTGATGAGGCATATGCAGTGTGCGGTGATTTGGTAAAAGATATTATGTGTCAG GAGTGTTCTCCTTATGCCGCACACTTGTTTGATGCTGAAGACCCGTACACTCCAGTGCGGCACCTACCAGGACTGTGCTTCACTTACTGCTCCGATTTCCACAGCAAGTGCCATTCTGTGGTCAAGTACCTAACCGACAGCCGAACCCTGCTGGAGACGTGTGAGAAAGACCGCTCGCATTTCTGCAACCTCATTAACCTCGCTGACCAGGACTACTGCTACCCCAACGTCCTGAGGAACAATGACCTGTACAGCAATCTGGGCAAGGTGGTGGAGGACACCAAAGGCTGCCTGCAGCTGTGCTTGACGGAAGTGGCCAATGGGCTGAGGAACCCTGTGCTGATGGTCCACAGCGGAGATGATACCCACCGCATGTTCGTGGCAGAACAGGTTGGCTTCGTATGGGTGTATCTGAAAGACGGCAGCCGCTTAGAACAGCCCTTCCTGGACATTAGCGGAGAGGTGTTGACCACACAGTGGCTGGGAGATGAAAGAGGTTTCCTGGGTCTCGCCTTCCATCCGAAGTACAGAAACAATGGGCGCTTCTTCATCTACTACTCCATTTTGATCAACGGCATGCTGGAGAGAATTCGCATCAGCGAGATGAAGGTCTCGGATCATGACATGAACGTGGCAGACCCCCACTCAGAGAG AGTTCTTCTTGAGATTGAGGAGCCTGCTGCAAACCATAATGGTGGGCAGCTTCTGTTTGGTCTAGACGGATATCTATACATCTTTACAGGGGATGGTGGAAAAGCAGGAGACCCTTTTGGAAAGTTTGGAAATTCCCAAAACAG ATCAGCATTATTAGGAAAAGTGCTTCGGATTGATGTGGATGGTAGCAGTATAGATGGGAAGCCCTATAAGATTCCTCCAGACAATCCCTTTCTCAGAGAGCCTGATGCAAAGCCAGAGGTCTATGCCTACGGTGTGAGGAATATGTGGCGCTGCTCAGTGGATCGAGGGGATCCGCTCACAGGTTACGGGAGAGGGAGAATATTTTGCGGTGATGTGGGTCAAAATCGATACGAGGAGGTTGACATCATTGTGAAAGGAGGAAACTATGGATGGAGGGCCAAAGAAGGCTTTGAGTGCTTTGACATTAAATTATGCCAGAACTCTTCTCTAG atgACATTCTTCCGATATTTGCCTATGGACACCATGTTGGGAAATCGGTTACTGGAGGTTACGTGTACAGAGGATGCGAATCCCCCAACCTCAATGGTGTTTATATTTTTGGAGACTTTATGAGTGG ACGATTAATGGCTCTGGAGGAGGATAAGAAATCTGGGAGTTGGAGGGAAAAGAATGTATGTATGGGTGACACAAAAACCTGCTCTTTTCCGGGCCTTATAAATCATCACCATAAGTTCATCATCTCATTTGCAGAGGATGAAGCGG gAGAACTTTATTTTCTGGCAACCTCCTACCCAAGTGCAATGTCTCCCTTTGGCACTCTTTACAAATTCATGGATCCATCCAG GAGGGCACCTCCAGGAAAATGCAGATACAAGCCACTTCCTGTAAAGATCAGAGGGAAGAAAGTGCCATTCATACCTAgagaat tgaccGTGCTTGGCATAAATGAAACACCAACAAGATCACCACTGGAAAAGATCATACTCCCCACTAAACCACCGGGCACACGCCAGCCCACAAGGGCCAACCCCACTACATCTGcaccaaagaaaaaaatcctGTCCAAAACCACTACGGCAAAGTTGAGCCAAGAAAAGCTAAAAAAGACAACTCAGGCAAAGGAGAAGCAAATAAACGCGAGCACCAAAACACCAAAGAATTTTCCTCCTAACAAGAAGTCATTGCTACAAACCAAGAAGGACAAAAAAGCCACAGGAAAGCCATCTCATAATCCCAAACTGTCAATAAAAGGAGCTCCAGAAAGAAAGAGAACCAAATCTGTCAAACCAACAAAACTAAAAGATGTGACAAAGCCTAAAGTCAGGCTACAGAAGATTGAAAAGACTGAAAAAGAGGTTAAGAAACCCGTGAAGAGCAAACCTAAGGTGGCTGTTTCTAAAAAGAATCGAGTCAACAGGAAAAGACAACAGCAAAAAGAAAATATCCCTCtcacaaaaaagagaaaactgttTAAGTAA
- the LOC109055943 gene encoding sushi domain-containing protein 4-like, whose product MFHHGDKEGKKSAFGHPVYGQIVLSIILSLFLPSFVTAFPVNTIVEQFCKDPGVPEHGIRTPSSGLFFENSVARFACVDGYSLKGPAKIICVRFHNGSVGWKPSLKPVCLSEDCLPPFIEDADVTNKTYRPGDSLIISCHEGFQIRYPDTETMESVCQADGTWDNQPTCQGCLRPLIPPHSYMNISETEFSVPVGTVVHYQCFPGYKLEGPEFLECMYNLIWSNTPPRCLDVEACSLPPMIKHGDYMCHPQPCDRYIHGTVVEYYCYPGYSLANDYKYITCQYGQWFPQMQFYCIKDETTWPGFQDSLLTTWKVVACTATSVLLALLLVITGKTFHLKCKSQQSPSEEQAESGDPNILVIDGVAVPLPSYEEAISGTYCQPPNDHPPAGLGSSQDSEEQNPPSYPGHTGSQNGVPLDTGEGETYDSISDTSECLQGIQPSSSHAGGLNNISEKTNAITSMEETASTSPSIDIADEIPLVEDGEVDY is encoded by the exons ATGTTTCATCATGGTGATAAAGAAGGCAAGAAATCTGCGTTTGGACATCCTGTCTACGGCCAGATTGTTCTCTCGATTATCCTCTCCCTCTTCCTCCCTTCTTTTGTCACCGCCTTCCCGGTTAACACAATAG TGGAGCAGTTCTGCAAGGATCCTGGTGTTCCTGAGCACGGAATCAGAACTCCAAGCAGCGGTTTGTTCTTTGAAAACTCAGTGGCCAGGTTCGCTTGTGTGGATGGTTATAGCTTAAAGGGGCCAGCCAAGATTATCTGTGTGCGCTTCCATAATGGATCGGTAGGCTGGAAACCAAGCCTTAAACCAGTGTGCCTTTCAGAAG ATTGTCTTCCTCCATTCATCGAGGATGCTGATGtcacaaataaaacatacagGCCTGGCGACAGCCTCATTATTAGCTGTCATGAGGGATTTCAGATCCGATACCCTGACACGGAAACTATGGAATCAGTCTGTCAGGCCGATGGGACATGGGATAATCAGCCAACTTGTCAAG GCTGCCTCCGTCCGCTGATACCTCCTCACAGTTACATGAACATCTCAGAAACAGAGTTCTCTGTGCCTGTTGGAACTGTAGTCCACTACCAGTGTTTTCCTGGTTACAAGTTGGAAGGACCTGAATTTCTGGAATGCATGTATAACCTCATCTGGTCAAACACGCCACCCCGGTGCCTTGATGTTGAGG CATGCTCTTTACCCCCGATGATAAAACATGGAGATTACATGTGCCACCCACAACCATGTGACCGCTACATTCATGGGACGGTCGTAGAATACTACTGTTATCCTGGCTACTCTCTAGCGAATGACTACAAATACATCACCTGCCAGTACGGACAATGGTTTCCACAAATGCAGTTCTACTGCATCAAAGATG AGACAACCTGGCCTGGTTTTCAAGATTCCCTACTAACCACATGGAAAGTAGTGGCATGCACAGCCACTAGTGTGCTGCTAGCCCTTCTTTTAGTGATCACAGGCAAGACATTCCACTTGAAATGCAAATCCCAGCAAAGTCCAAG tgaAGAGCAAGCTGAGAGCGGAGATCCAAACATCTTGGTTATAGATGGTgttgctgtacctcttccctctTATGAAGAGGCTATTAGTGGTACCTACTGTCAGCCCCCAAACGATCATCCCCCTGCTGGTCTGGGGAGCTCACAGGATTCAGAAGAACAAAACCCACCTTCATATCCCGGGCATACAGGGAGTCAGAATGGTGTGCCTTTGGACACCGGTGAGGGTGAGACCTATGATAGCATCTCGGACACATCAGAATGTCTTCAAGGCATACAGCCATCTTCCTCCCATGCTGGTGGACTCAATAACATATCTGAGAAAACCAATGCCATCACCTCTATGGAGGAGACCGCCTCCACAAGCCCCAGCATAGACATTGCAGATG AAATTCCTCTCGTGGAGGATGGTGAAGTGGACTACTGA
- the LOC109055941 gene encoding LOW QUALITY PROTEIN: complement component C1q receptor (The sequence of the model RefSeq protein was modified relative to this genomic sequence to represent the inferred CDS: substituted 1 base at 1 genomic stop codon) yields the protein MMRVLILMLFCFVSGGTDRVSTTCTPEACLTLHLEKKPFENASEDCINNGGNLVTVRNENELQSIKSVLSAAGEYNILNSKVWIGLMLQKTNCTDLTEKLRGFRWTSEPTDSKYSNWKNEPLSTCTEKRCVSISLADGLEWSDGSCRDSAFYMCKFLFKGMCKPIVLEEPGYVKYNVPFLGLFNPLTPNERLVMVPHGTWAEIQCGGSEDAKTFVSICDNKNAHFGWTTERFCARNKSCKSKNGGCKNHLTDTAGAGVRCDCREGYYLKDDKVSCALKINCEKSPCESKCIPSSNLSYYTINYPEIDQCQKXSSPTYIEQSHQRRPTCGEHRCQNTPGSYLCECKPGFRLVAGKCEDVDECTEFSCQQGCLNSQGSFSCYCHAGYSSSSNDSRKCIDIDECVSRPCEDVCLNTLGSFECSCREHFILAKNGISCVPEPTEKIQITPSPDHRGAFITKLSQLPVTSGSSTINTPPLNKTHTKADSSTRKESFFESYWILVCVLGSVIPLIVIIVFMSVFVIHRWNRSRKAALKNATADNYCWVSSGIDKEHKKRNSQLND from the coding sequence ATGATGCGCGTACTGATTCTGATGTTATTCTGTTTTGTCTCTGGCGGGACAGACCGAGTGAGCACGACATGCACCCCTGAGGCTTGCCTTACGTTGCATTTGGagaaaaaaccttttgaaaacgCTTCAGAAGACTGTATCAATAATGGCGGCAATTTAGTTACTGtgagaaatgaaaatgaacttcAGAGCATCAAATCGGTTCTTTCAGCAGCAGGAGAATACAACATTCTTAATTCTAAAGTTTGGATCGGACTAATGCTGCAGAAAACAAACTGCACCGATTTAACTGAGAAGTTAAGGGGCTTCAGATGGACGTCAGAGCCAACAGATTCCAAATATTCTAACTGGAAAAACGAACCTTTAAGCACGTGCACGGAAAAAAGATGTGTGTCGATTTCACTGGCAGATGGTCTCGAGTGGTCAGATGGCTCATGTAGAGACAGCGCATTTTATATGTGCAAATTTCTCTTCAAAGGAATGTGCAAACCAATAGTCTTGGAAGAACCAGGTTATGTCAAATATAACGTTCCGTTTTTAGGACTATTTAATCCGTTAACTCCAAATGAAAGGCTGGTGATGGTACCACATGGGACCTGGGCTGAAATACAGTGCGGCGGCTCGGAAGATGCAAAAACTTTTGTCTCAATTTGTGACAACAAAAACGCTCATTTTGGCTGGACAACTGAGCGTTTTTGCGCACGAAATAAAAGTTGTAAAAGCAAAAACGGAGGCTGTAAAAACCACCTTACAGACACTGCAGGAGCAGGTGTTCGTTGTGACTGTCGTGAAGGCTATTACCTCAAGGATGATAAAGTGAGTTGTGCTCTTAAAATTAACTGCGAAAAATCACCTTGCGAATCAAAGTGTATACCGTCATCCAATTTGTCTTATTACACAATCAATTACCCTGAAATCGATCAATGTCAAAAATGAAGCAGTCCCACCTACATCGAACAAAGTCATCAACGTAGGCCTACCTGCGGTGAACACAGGTGTCAAAACACTCCGGGAAGCTATTTATGTGAGTGTAAACCCGGTTTCAGGCTTGTAGCTGGCAAATGTGAAGACGTGGACGAATGCACCGAATTCAGTTGTCAACAGGGCTGTCTCAATTCACAGGGTTCATTCTCTTGTTACTGCCACGCAGGATACAGTTCATCATCAAACGATAGCAGGAAATGTATAGATATCGATGAATGTGTCAGTAGACCGTGTGAAGACGTCTGCCTCAATACCTTGGGTAGTTTCGAATGTTCCTGTAGGGAACACTTCATTTTGGCTAAAAATGGCATCAGCTGTGTCCCGGAGCCCACGGAGAAAATACAAATCACTCCATCTCCAGATCATAGAGGAGCGTTCATTACTAAACTGAGTCAGTTACCTGTCACTTCTGGATCGTCAACAATCAACACCCCTCCACTTAACAAGACACACACTAAAGCGGACTCTAGTACACGCAAAGAAAGTTTTTTCGAAAGTTATTGGATTTTGGTTTGTGTCTTAGGTTCAGTTATTCCACTGATTGTGATCATTGTGTTCATGTCTGTCTTTGTTATCCACCGATGGAATCGTTCAAGAAAAGCCGCTTTGAAAAACGCCACTGCTGACAACTACTGCTGGGTTTCATCTGGAATTGACAAAGAGCATAAAAAGCGCAACAGTCAACTGAATGACTAA